A window from Eubalaena glacialis isolate mEubGla1 chromosome 1, mEubGla1.1.hap2.+ XY, whole genome shotgun sequence encodes these proteins:
- the SPRTN gene encoding DNA-dependent metalloprotease SPRTN isoform X2, with the protein MEELDPAVGGSGTWSPPAWTPAAMDEDLVLALRLQEEWNLQVSERDPAQEPLSLVDASWELVDPTPDLQALFVQFNDRFFWGRLEAVEVKWSMRMTLCAGICSYEGRGGMCSIRLSEPLLKLRPRKDLVETLLHEMIHAYLFVTNNDKDREGHGPEFCKHMHRINRLTGANITVYHTFHDEVDEYRRHWWRCNGPCQHKKPYYGYVKRATNRAPSAHDYWWAEHQKTCGGTYIKIKEPESYSKKGKGKTKLGKQPVSEAENKVLKGG; encoded by the exons Atg GAGGAGCTCGACCCGGCCGTCGGAGGCTCCGGGACGTGGAGTCCCCCGGCCTGGACCCCGGCAGCCATGGATGAGGACCTGGTTTTGGCGCTGCGGCTTCAGGAGGAGTGGAACTTGCAGGTCTCGGAGCGCGATCCGGCCCAGGAGCCCCTGTCTCTGGTGGACGCGTCCTGGGAGCTGGTGGACCCCACCCCCGATTTGCAGGCCCTGTTTGTGCAGTTCAACGACCGTTTCTTCTGGGGCCGTCTGGAGGCGGTCGAGGTGAAGTGGAGCATGCGAATGACGCT GTGCGCTGGGATATGCAGCTACGAAGGCAGGGGCGGAATGTGTTCCATCCGCCTCAGTGAACCCCTCTTAAAGTTGAGACCAAGAAAGGATCTGGTGGAG ACCCTCTTGCATGAAATGATACATGCCTATTTATTTGTCACGAATAACGATAAAGATCGGGAAGGGCACGGTCCAGAGTTTTGTAAACATATGCATCGCATCAATCGCCTGACGGGAGCCAATATAACG GTGTACCATACTTTCCACGACGAGGTGGATGAGTACCGGCGACACTGGTGGCGCTGCAATGGGCCGTGTCAGCACAAGAAGCCATATTACGGCTACGTGAAACGCGCCACCAACAGGGCACCCTCTGCTCATGACTACTGGTGGGCTGAGCACCAGAAAACCTGTGGAGGCACCTACATAAAAATCAAGGAACCCGAGAGCTActcaaaaaaaggcaaaggaaagacAAAACTAGGAAAGCAGCCGGTATCAGAAGCAGAGAATAAAG TTCTCAAAGGAGGGTGA
- the EXOC8 gene encoding exocyst complex component 8 translates to MAMAMSDSGASRLRRQLESDGFEARLYVKQLSQQSDGDRDLQEHRQRIQALAEETAQNLKRNVYQNYRQFIETAREISYLESEMYQLSHLLTEQKSSLESIPLTLLPAAAAAGAAAASGGEEGGGGAGGRDHLRGQAGFFPSPGGASRDSSGPGEEGKQRTLTTLLEKVEGCRHLLETPGQYLVYNGDLVEYEADHMTQLQRVHGFLMNDCLLVATWLPQRRGMYRYNALYPLDGLAVVNVKDNPPMKDMFKLLMFPESRIFQAENAKIKREWLEVLEETKRALSEKRRRGQEEAAAPRGPPQVTSKASNPFEDEDDGEPAVPEAEEEKVDLSVEWIQELPEDLDVCIAQRDFEGAVDLLDKLNRYLEDKPRPPPVKELRARVDERVGQLTEVLVFELSPGRSLRGGPKATRRAVSQLIRLGQCTKACELFLRNRAAAVHTAIRQLRIEGATLLYIHKLCHVFFTSLLETAREFETDFAGTDSGCYSAFVVWARSAMGMFVDAFSKQVFDSKESLSTAAECVKVAKEHCQQLSDIGLDLTFIVHALLVKDIQGALHSYKEIIIEATKHRNSEEMWRRMNLMTPEALGKLKDEMKSCGVGNFEQYTGDDCWVNLSYTVVAFTKQTMGFLEEALKLYFPELHMVLLESLVEIILVAVQHVDYSLRCEQDPEKKAFIRQNASFLYETVLPVVEKRFEEGVGKPAKQLQDLRNASRLMRVNPESTTSVV, encoded by the coding sequence ATGGCGATGGCGATGTCAGACAGCGGGGCGAGCCGCCTGCGGCGGCAGCTGGAATCGGACGGCTTCGAGGCGCGGCTGTACGTGAAGCAGCTCTCGCAGCAGTCGGACGGAGACCGAGACCTGCAGGAGCACCGGCAGCGCATCCAGGCGCTGGCGGAGGAGACGGCGCAGAACCTGAAGCGCAACGTCTACCAGAACTACCGACAGTTCATAGAGACGGCCCGCGAGATCTCCTACCTGGAGAGCGAGATGTATCAGCTCAGCCACCTGCTGACCGAGCAGAAGAGCAGCCTGGAGAGCATCCCGCTTACCCTGCTGCCGGCTGCCGCCGCCGCGggggccgccgccgcctccggaggggaggaggggggaggcggCGCGGGGGGCCGCGACCACCTCCGGGGCCAGGCTGGCTTTTTCCCCAGCCCCGGGGGCGCTTCCCGCGACAGTTCCGGGCCAGGCGAGGAAGGAAAGCAGCGCACTCTCACCACCCTGCTTGAGAAGGTGGAAGGCTGCAGGCACCTGCTGGAGACGCCGGGACAGTACCTGGTGTACAACGGGGACCTGGTGGAGTACGAGGCGGACCACATGACCCAGCTGCAGCGGGTGCACGGCTTTCTCATGAACGACTGTTTGCTGGTGGCCACCTGGCTGCCACAGCGGCGGGGGATGTATCGCTACAACGCCCTCTATCCCCTGGATGGTTTGGCCGTGGTCAATGTCAAGGACAACCCGCCCATGAAGGACATGTTCAAGCTGCTCATGTTTCCCGAGAGCCGTATTTTTCAAGCGGAAAACGCAAAAATCAAACGAGAGTGGCTGGAAGTGCTGGAGGAAACCAAGAGGGCCCTCAGTGAAAAAAGACgcagggggcaggaggaggcagcTGCCCCTCGAGGGCCACCCCAGGTGACTTCCAAGGCCAGCAACCCATTTGAGGACGAAGACGACGGCGAGCCAGCTGTTCCCGAGGCAGAAGAAGAGAAGGTGGACCTCTCCGTGGAATGGATCCAGGAATTGCCTGAAGACCTGGATGTCTGTATTGCCCAGAGGGACTTTGAAGGGGCCGTCGACCTGCTGGATAAACTGAACCGTTACCTGGAAGATAAGCCCCGCCCACCTCCTGTAAAAGAACTGAGGGCCAGAGTGGATGAGCGCGTCGGCCAGCTCACCGAGGTGCTGGTGTTTGAACTGTCCCCAGGTCGGTCCCTGAGAGGTGGTCCCAAGGCCACCCGCCGGGCGGTTTCTCAGCTAATCCGGCTTGGCCAGTGCACGAAGGCTTGTGAGCTCTTCTTGAGAAACAGGGCAGCGGCTGTGCATACTGCGATACGCCAGCTTCGCATCGAAGGTGCCACTTTACTCTACATTCATAAGCTctgccacgtcttctttaccaGCCTTCTggagaccgccagggaatttgaGACGGACTTTGCGGGCACCGACAGCGGCTGCTACTCTGCCTTTGTGGTCTGGGCGAGGTCAGCCATGGGCATGTTTGTGGATGCTTTTAGCAAGCAGGTGTTTGATAGTAAGGAGAGCCTCTCCACCGCGGCTGAGTGTGTAAAAGTGGCCAAGGAGCACTGTCAGCAACTGAGCGACATCGGACTAGACCTCACGTTCATCGTCCATGCCCTCCTGGTGAAAGACATCCAAGGGGCCTTGCACAGTTACAAAGAAATCATCATCGAAGCCACTAAGCACCGCAACTCTGAGGAGATGTGGAGGAGGATGAACCTGATGACCCCGGAGGCCCTGGGGAAACTCAAAGACGAGATGAAGAGCTGTGGCGTGGGGAACTTCGAGCAGTACACGGGGGATGACTGCTGGGTGAACCTGAGTTACACGGTGGTTGCTTTCACCAAACAGACCATGGGCTTCTTGGAAGAGGCACTGAAGCTGTACTTCCCGGAGCTGCACATGGTGCTTTTGGAGAGCCTGGTGGAAATCATTTTGGTCGCTGTTCAGCACGTGGATTACAGTCTTCGGTGTGAGCAAGATCCAGAGAAGAAGGCTTTTATCAGACAGAATGCATCCTTTCTGTATGAAACGGTCCTCCCCGTGGTGGAGAAAAGGTTTGAGGAGGGTGTGGGGAAACCCGCCAAGCAACTCCAGGACCTGAGAAATGCATCGAGACTGATGCGTGTGAATCCCGAAAGTACAACGTCAGTGGTCTGA